A genomic region of Vitreoscilla filiformis contains the following coding sequences:
- a CDS encoding DUF748 domain-containing protein yields MTEPTSPTSDTAPPPPASSADAAPAASPPRRPWPRAARVAAYTVGGVAGLGVAVWAAVPLIVPRVVAGTVSEMLGRPVSLARVSFQPWSLSLELGGLKLAGRTPDAPPQFELEQLSANLAWSTLWRGGAVVESVTVKGPRIRLARTGEGRYDIDDLIARVQALIPPPDPNAKPAKFAVHNVTLEGGEFLFDDQPKQRQHRISDLRVGVPFVANLSAQDIATVVQPHLALTLDGTPLALDAKTTPFAADKASELQLKLGAFDLAALQPYVPASVPLKLKQGTLALDLGLRFAAPLQQAPQVGVSGTIELAQLAVTDRQDADLARLGLLRVQMADVQPLNRQIGLEAVLLDDVLVDVQRAGDGSLNWLRALQTAPAPAAAGRAPAASAASAASVPASAPVEPATAPPAAPWAVTLQRLDMHHIATRWRDQTLQPAPDMTLDLQRLEARELRWPLAKGQAPATLQATLQLLKAPPPPTAASAAPAAHQGQIDLQAQVDQAGGSAQVEAQGWTPTPVAAYLSQWLVPRVEGTLGLSAQASWQGMPGAQPPAVKLNHLRLADVKVQDPQAPRATGWTGWKLFEVAGVEVDLAAQQVAVQRIALEQPQAWALRDAQGRLNVQRWVRTPPAAQQPASPPAAKPAAAPAQPWRVALNEFKIDGAQLHWRDEATPSGTPVALDVAPFNLNVGSVAWPAQAGRPMRVSGHLKLSPPGTEPARMSELNWRGQLDLAPLAWQGEIDLQRFSVPIVLPYVGEKLPVQLVRAEAGLKAKTQVSLPPSGPQVVLDGVVRLNDVLVRGAAAAGRPAEDWLAWRAFEVAGVTLDGAAHRVAVQRVTLAQPEVWASRDAQGQINLMRAVPPAAASQPAPAASGPVWRVQLDQFALEGARLHWRDAAAPGGAVALDVAPLDLNVAQVAWPAAQGTPIRVQGQLRIAPPGTASDSAGHLTWQGQLGLAPVAWQGGLTLQRLPVHALAPYAGKALPVEIVRAEAGLNLQTQVSLPPEGLRAQASGEVHLSRGWLRAPAVGQDEAHDLLSWEDIGLTGLLVALQPNQKPTVQLANGRLADVHLRVRRNAEGQLNLQALAGAGAASEPASAAAPAPAASASGELPVNLEVKQIELAGWRVDWRDQAVRPGVQIAALSEFGGRVGRFGTAVAEPAALQFQGRVLESGLLGVTGHVRPLAQPLAGDAQVTLNDLELSPLTPYSVRYIGQPIERGKLGLDLNNTLASTGQLTGQNRVRVDQLTLGRHNGDPEAANLPTGLALALLKDRHGAIDVSVPLSGSLHNPSFSVMGVLGQWFGGLMAKVVSAPFSLLSGGREEALDRVTFEAGQARLSPAAAGVVQQAAQALAQRPAVKVLVTGAADLKEGAGGSEARARQLALERAVSVRDALAAQGVARERVFVAPPDVNAQPGVQLTLQP; encoded by the coding sequence ATGACCGAGCCCACTTCCCCGACGTCCGATACCGCTCCGCCTCCTCCAGCGTCCTCTGCTGACGCTGCACCGGCGGCATCGCCACCGCGTCGCCCCTGGCCGCGAGCGGCGCGGGTGGCGGCTTACACGGTCGGCGGCGTGGCGGGGTTGGGCGTGGCCGTGTGGGCGGCGGTGCCGTTGATCGTGCCTCGGGTGGTGGCGGGGACGGTGTCGGAGATGCTGGGGCGCCCGGTGTCGCTGGCGCGGGTGAGTTTTCAGCCGTGGTCGCTGTCCCTGGAGCTGGGCGGCTTGAAGCTGGCTGGGCGCACCCCCGATGCACCGCCGCAGTTCGAGCTGGAGCAGTTGAGCGCCAATCTGGCGTGGAGCACGCTGTGGCGGGGCGGGGCGGTGGTCGAATCGGTGACGGTCAAGGGGCCGCGCATCCGCTTGGCCCGCACGGGGGAGGGGCGGTATGACATCGATGACCTCATCGCCCGCGTTCAAGCGCTGATTCCGCCGCCCGATCCGAACGCCAAGCCGGCCAAGTTTGCGGTTCACAACGTCACACTGGAAGGCGGGGAGTTCCTGTTTGACGATCAGCCCAAGCAGCGCCAACACCGCATCAGCGATTTGCGCGTGGGGGTGCCGTTTGTGGCCAACCTGTCGGCGCAGGACATCGCCACCGTCGTCCAACCCCACCTGGCGTTGACGCTGGACGGCACCCCGCTGGCGCTGGATGCCAAAACCACGCCCTTCGCAGCCGACAAAGCCAGCGAGCTTCAATTGAAGTTAGGCGCTTTCGATTTGGCCGCCTTGCAACCCTACGTGCCGGCCAGCGTGCCATTGAAGTTGAAGCAAGGCACGTTGGCACTCGACCTGGGGCTGCGTTTTGCCGCGCCGCTGCAACAGGCGCCGCAGGTGGGGGTGTCCGGCACCATCGAGCTGGCGCAGTTGGCTGTGACCGACCGGCAAGACGCCGACCTGGCCCGCCTGGGCTTGCTGCGCGTGCAGATGGCCGATGTGCAGCCGCTGAACCGCCAAATCGGCTTGGAAGCCGTGCTCCTCGACGATGTGCTGGTGGACGTGCAACGCGCTGGCGACGGCTCGCTCAACTGGCTGCGGGCGTTGCAAACGGCACCCGCACCCGCAGCGGCTGGACGTGCGCCCGCTGCATCGGCTGCATCGGCGGCGTCGGTACCGGCTTCGGCGCCGGTCGAACCGGCCACAGCGCCGCCTGCGGCACCCTGGGCGGTGACGTTGCAGCGCCTGGACATGCACCACATCGCCACCCGCTGGCGCGACCAAACGCTCCAGCCGGCGCCGGACATGACGTTGGATCTTCAGCGCCTCGAAGCCCGGGAATTGCGCTGGCCATTGGCCAAGGGGCAGGCTCCCGCCACGCTACAAGCCACGCTGCAACTGCTGAAGGCGCCGCCACCCCCAACGGCTGCGTCTGCCGCCCCGGCTGCGCACCAAGGGCAAATCGATCTCCAAGCCCAAGTCGATCAGGCAGGGGGCTCGGCCCAAGTGGAGGCCCAGGGCTGGACGCCCACGCCAGTGGCGGCCTACCTGTCTCAGTGGTTGGTGCCGCGTGTGGAAGGCACCCTCGGCCTGTCGGCGCAGGCGAGTTGGCAGGGGATGCCGGGGGCGCAACCGCCGGCTGTCAAGCTGAATCACCTGCGGCTGGCCGATGTGAAGGTGCAAGACCCACAAGCCCCCCGCGCCACCGGTTGGACGGGCTGGAAGCTGTTCGAGGTGGCGGGCGTGGAGGTGGATCTGGCGGCGCAACAGGTGGCGGTGCAGCGCATCGCGCTGGAGCAGCCGCAGGCGTGGGCCTTGCGGGACGCGCAAGGGCGCCTGAATGTGCAACGCTGGGTGCGCACGCCGCCAGCGGCCCAGCAGCCAGCGAGTCCGCCGGCAGCGAAGCCCGCTGCCGCGCCGGCCCAACCGTGGCGCGTGGCATTGAACGAATTCAAGATCGATGGGGCACAGCTCCATTGGCGCGACGAGGCGACGCCCAGCGGCACCCCGGTGGCGCTGGATGTAGCGCCGTTCAACCTGAACGTCGGTTCGGTGGCGTGGCCGGCCCAGGCCGGTCGGCCCATGCGGGTGAGTGGCCACCTCAAACTCTCCCCGCCTGGCACCGAGCCGGCGCGCATGAGCGAGCTGAACTGGCGTGGCCAACTCGATTTGGCGCCGTTGGCTTGGCAAGGGGAGATCGACCTTCAGCGTTTTTCGGTGCCCATCGTGCTGCCGTACGTGGGCGAGAAGCTGCCGGTGCAACTGGTGCGTGCCGAGGCGGGCCTGAAAGCCAAAACCCAAGTGAGTTTGCCGCCTTCGGGGCCGCAGGTTGTGCTGGATGGCGTGGTGCGCTTGAACGATGTGTTGGTGCGCGGCGCCGCCGCTGCGGGCCGCCCAGCCGAAGATTGGTTGGCTTGGCGGGCGTTCGAAGTGGCGGGGGTGACTTTGGATGGCGCCGCGCACCGTGTCGCGGTGCAGCGCGTCACCCTGGCGCAGCCGGAGGTGTGGGCCTCGCGGGATGCGCAAGGCCAGATCAACTTGATGCGCGCCGTGCCACCCGCTGCGGCGTCGCAGCCCGCGCCGGCGGCTTCGGGGCCGGTGTGGCGTGTGCAACTGGATCAATTCGCCCTCGAAGGGGCGCGCTTGCATTGGCGTGATGCCGCTGCGCCCGGTGGCGCGGTGGCGCTGGATGTGGCGCCGCTGGATTTGAACGTCGCGCAGGTGGCGTGGCCAGCAGCCCAGGGAACACCGATTCGTGTGCAGGGCCAGTTGCGAATCGCCCCGCCCGGTACGGCCAGCGACAGCGCCGGCCACCTCACCTGGCAAGGGCAACTCGGCCTGGCCCCCGTGGCTTGGCAAGGCGGTTTGACGTTGCAGCGCCTGCCCGTTCACGCGCTGGCGCCATACGCTGGCAAGGCGTTGCCGGTGGAAATCGTGCGGGCCGAAGCGGGGCTGAACCTGCAAACCCAGGTGAGTCTGCCGCCGGAGGGGCTGCGAGCGCAGGCGTCAGGGGAGGTGCATCTGAGCCGGGGTTGGCTGCGAGCGCCAGCCGTGGGTCAGGATGAGGCCCACGATCTGCTGTCTTGGGAGGACATCGGTTTGACGGGGTTGCTGGTGGCCTTGCAACCCAACCAAAAGCCCACGGTGCAGTTGGCCAACGGGCGGTTGGCGGACGTTCACCTGCGGGTGCGTCGCAACGCCGAGGGCCAGCTCAATTTGCAAGCTTTGGCGGGTGCGGGGGCGGCCAGCGAACCGGCTTCGGCGGCGGCGCCGGCGCCAGCGGCGTCCGCATCGGGTGAGCTGCCGGTGAACTTGGAGGTCAAACAAATCGAACTCGCCGGCTGGCGGGTCGATTGGCGCGACCAAGCCGTGCGTCCGGGCGTGCAGATCGCGGCCTTGAGCGAGTTCGGTGGCCGCGTGGGGCGCTTTGGCACGGCGGTGGCCGAGCCCGCCGCACTGCAATTCCAAGGCCGTGTGCTGGAAAGCGGGTTGTTGGGCGTGACGGGTCATGTGCGCCCCTTGGCACAGCCGCTGGCGGGGGATGCACAAGTCACGCTGAATGATTTGGAGCTGTCGCCGTTGACGCCGTACAGCGTGCGCTACATCGGCCAGCCCATCGAGCGCGGCAAGTTGGGGCTGGATTTGAACAACACCCTCGCGTCCACCGGTCAGCTCACGGGGCAGAACCGGGTGCGGGTGGATCAGCTCACCTTGGGGCGTCACAACGGCGACCCCGAAGCCGCCAACCTGCCCACCGGCCTGGCGCTGGCGCTGCTCAAGGATCGGCATGGGGCCATCGATGTCAGCGTGCCGCTCAGTGGATCGCTGCACAACCCGTCGTTCAGTGTCATGGGGGTGCTGGGGCAGTGGTTCGGTGGTTTGATGGCCAAGGTGGTGAGTGCGCCCTTCAGTTTGTTGTCCGGGGGGCGTGAAGAAGCGCTGGATCGGGTGACCTTTGAGGCCGGGCAAGCGCGCCTCTCACCCGCCGCCGCCGGGGTGGTGCAGCAAGCGGCGCAAGCCTTGGCGCAGCGCCCGGCGGTCAAGGTGTTGGTCACGGGGGCGGCGGATCTGAAAGAAGGCGCTGGCGGCTCCGAGGCCCGTGCCCGCCAGTTGGCGCTGGAGCGGGCCGTGTCGGTGCGTGACGCGCTGGCCGCCCAAGGCGTGGCCCGCGAGCGGGTTTTTGTGGCCCCGCCCGACGTCAACGCCCAACCCGGTGTGCAATTGACGTTGCAACCTTGA
- the mobA gene encoding molybdenum cofactor guanylyltransferase MobA, protein MNLGAGIARGEITGLILAGGQGRRMGGVDKGLQRLDGEPLVYHALRRLAPQVGGVLISANRHLADYAALGVPVLPDTLPDFPGPLAGWLAGLERCPTPWLMTVPCDTPRFPLDGVARLAEAVWRSGSDVAWAATWENDEAGGPPRLRAQPVFCLLRRTLAPRLAAFVASGERRVGHWLAQQTGVRVAFEDAGAFVNANTLDELAGLSAGLSAAPPGPPA, encoded by the coding sequence GTGAACCTCGGCGCCGGCATCGCCCGGGGGGAGATCACCGGGTTGATTTTGGCTGGCGGTCAAGGCCGCCGCATGGGTGGGGTGGACAAGGGCCTGCAACGGCTGGACGGCGAACCCCTGGTGTACCACGCCCTGCGCCGGCTGGCACCGCAGGTGGGCGGGGTGCTCATCAGCGCCAACCGCCATCTGGCGGACTATGCTGCGCTGGGGGTGCCCGTTTTGCCGGACACGCTGCCCGACTTCCCCGGCCCCCTGGCGGGCTGGCTGGCCGGGCTGGAACGCTGCCCCACGCCCTGGCTGATGACGGTGCCATGCGACACCCCGCGCTTCCCGCTCGATGGCGTGGCCCGCCTGGCCGAAGCGGTCTGGCGCAGCGGCTCGGACGTGGCATGGGCCGCCACCTGGGAAAACGACGAGGCCGGTGGCCCACCGCGCCTGCGCGCCCAGCCGGTGTTTTGTTTGCTGCGCCGCACTTTGGCGCCGCGTTTGGCGGCGTTTGTGGCCAGCGGGGAGCGTCGGGTCGGGCACTGGCTGGCACAACAAACCGGCGTGCGCGTGGCCTTTGAAGACGCCGGCGCGTTTGTCAACGCCAATACGCTGGACGAGCTGGCCGGGCTGTCGGCAGGCCTCAGCGCCGCACCGCCGGGGCCACCAGCTTGA
- a CDS encoding OmpA family protein yields MVFFRPLLNRTAWIGVVAALALGACAEPPRQPTETPSAASPRYDGHDGYEESISPPTTRYDLQTQRRAIQQPAQAMASDACVGLDAAVLKLRAAEQRHTPRGHRSLAQDRTEVLARALAQTLTGQAQANQMLLVDQADGSVSLRIPGPVLLTGPRQISRQFLDIAQRIAQAVGRYCQVTAHVVGHTERGMNEAYNRSLSTARALRVAQLISEALARQGVRDRRLSYEGMGSRQPVASNATSQGQVLNNRVEIVIKLVAPAVRR; encoded by the coding sequence ATGGTCTTTTTCCGTCCCTTGTTGAATCGGACTGCCTGGATCGGGGTGGTCGCGGCACTGGCGCTGGGCGCTTGTGCCGAACCGCCACGCCAGCCGACGGAAACGCCATCGGCAGCGTCTCCTCGCTATGACGGGCATGATGGTTACGAGGAGTCCATCTCTCCTCCCACCACCCGCTACGACCTTCAAACGCAGCGGCGTGCCATCCAACAGCCCGCTCAGGCGATGGCCAGCGATGCGTGCGTCGGGCTGGATGCGGCTGTGCTCAAGCTGCGCGCTGCCGAGCAACGGCACACACCGCGTGGTCACCGCTCGCTGGCACAAGATCGCACCGAAGTGTTGGCCCGAGCCCTGGCACAGACGCTGACGGGGCAGGCGCAAGCCAATCAGATGCTGTTGGTGGATCAGGCGGACGGCTCGGTGTCCTTGCGCATCCCAGGGCCTGTGCTGTTGACAGGCCCCCGCCAAATCAGCCGGCAGTTTCTGGACATTGCCCAGCGCATCGCCCAAGCTGTGGGGCGTTACTGCCAGGTCACAGCGCATGTGGTGGGACACACCGAACGGGGCATGAACGAGGCTTACAACCGCAGCTTGTCCACGGCCCGCGCCCTGCGTGTGGCGCAGTTGATTTCCGAAGCATTGGCCCGCCAAGGCGTGCGCGATCGGCGTTTGAGCTACGAGGGCATGGGCTCGCGCCAGCCCGTGGCCAGCAATGCCACCTCGCAGGGGCAGGTGCTGAACAACCGGGTCGAGATTGTCATCAAGCTGGTGGCCCCGGCGGTGCGGCGCTGA
- the msrA gene encoding peptide-methionine (S)-S-oxide reductase MsrA, producing the protein MTHASITLAGGCFWCLEAVYEQVRGVVSVESGYANGTLAQPSYEAVCTGRTGHAEVVRVVFDPAQVSLADLLRVFFVIHDPTTLNRQGNDVGTQYRSGIYWHDEATQRPVIDTVLAEVRHALTAQGAPDLVTEAEPLRAYWPAEPEHQHYFARHPHQGYCAWVVAPKVDKFRQVFASLVRPDAAG; encoded by the coding sequence ATGACCCACGCATCCATCACCCTGGCCGGCGGCTGTTTCTGGTGCCTGGAAGCGGTGTATGAGCAGGTGCGGGGCGTCGTGTCGGTGGAATCGGGCTACGCCAACGGCACGCTGGCACAGCCCAGCTACGAGGCCGTCTGCACCGGTCGAACGGGGCACGCTGAGGTGGTGCGGGTGGTGTTCGATCCGGCACAGGTGAGCTTGGCCGATTTGCTGCGCGTGTTCTTCGTCATCCACGATCCGACCACGCTGAATCGCCAAGGCAACGACGTGGGCACACAGTACCGCTCCGGCATTTACTGGCACGACGAGGCAACGCAACGCCCGGTGATCGACACCGTGCTGGCCGAAGTGCGCCACGCCCTGACCGCCCAAGGCGCTCCCGACTTGGTGACCGAAGCCGAACCGCTGCGTGCTTACTGGCCCGCTGAGCCTGAACACCAGCACTATTTCGCCCGGCATCCGCATCAGGGCTATTGCGCCTGGGTGGTGGCCCCGAAGGTGGACAAGTTCCGGCAGGTGTTCGCGTCGCTGGTGCGCCCGGACGCCGCCGGATGA
- a CDS encoding TonB-dependent receptor, giving the protein MMREFQCRPVVRACMVSLGWALPAVTAWAADAPTPVESELPAVVITGNPLRSQNLAQPAQVLTGNGLLLRRAATLGETLDGLPGVTASWFGPNSNRPAIRGLDGDRVRVLDNAGASVDASNLSFDHAVALDPLVVERVEVLRGPASLLYGGNATGGVVNTLDNRIPSDTLAGLSGRAELRAGGAAREKAGSLVLEGGSGETSGSFNWHVDAFGRETDDLRVPRFTPVADGVSAEPTTRVRNSAAQAQGGALGVSWTDEHGYLGAALDSYRNDYGVTVEPDVLIRMERERLTLAGERRLGGGGFFTQINGRASHTRYQHQEVEGTGEVGTTFRSSGQELRLEAQHAERAGWRGVWGVQAERLDFEALGTEAFVPGTLTRNLGLFALEQTRWGDADISLGLRAERVSVRSEGDAPSAEEARFGSADERRFTPVSASLGGVWPLGGAWSGSATLGLTQRAPAYYELYANGLHVATGAYERGNAELAVERGRHVDVGVQWQQAGGLFKANAYVMRFANYIALEASGRDIAVEDEASGGTTKVPEYVFHAVPAQLWGLELEGRQRFDALGWRWEASSTFDLSRGENRRTGEALPRLAPWRLGVSLSAQRDGWRGSLGVRHAGRQTQVPSGDVATPSYTLWNASVALDQRWTWGQQALDATWFLKLDNLSNTLAYNATALRTARELSPLPGRAATVGLRVTF; this is encoded by the coding sequence ATGATGCGTGAATTTCAATGCCGCCCCGTGGTGCGGGCCTGCATGGTGAGTTTGGGTTGGGCGCTGCCCGCTGTGACAGCTTGGGCTGCCGACGCACCCACCCCTGTCGAAAGTGAATTGCCAGCGGTGGTGATCACCGGCAACCCGCTGCGCAGCCAGAACCTGGCCCAGCCGGCGCAGGTGTTGACTGGCAACGGCCTGTTGCTGCGCCGCGCCGCCACTTTGGGCGAAACGCTGGACGGCCTGCCGGGCGTGACCGCGTCGTGGTTCGGGCCGAACAGCAACCGGCCTGCGATCCGGGGTTTGGACGGCGACCGCGTGCGGGTGCTGGACAACGCGGGCGCCTCGGTCGATGCCTCGAACCTGAGTTTTGATCACGCGGTGGCCCTCGATCCGCTGGTGGTGGAGCGGGTGGAGGTGCTACGCGGCCCGGCTTCGTTGCTGTATGGCGGCAACGCCACGGGCGGCGTGGTGAACACGCTGGACAACCGCATTCCGAGTGACACCCTGGCCGGTTTGAGCGGACGCGCCGAACTGCGCGCCGGTGGCGCTGCGCGGGAAAAGGCGGGATCGTTGGTGTTAGAAGGTGGCTCAGGGGAAACCTCGGGCAGCTTCAACTGGCATGTGGACGCATTCGGGCGTGAGACCGACGATTTGCGCGTGCCCCGTTTCACCCCGGTGGCCGATGGCGTGTCGGCGGAACCGACCACGCGGGTGCGCAACTCAGCGGCGCAGGCCCAGGGCGGGGCGCTGGGGGTGTCGTGGACGGACGAACACGGTTACCTCGGGGCCGCGCTCGACAGCTACCGCAACGACTACGGCGTGACCGTCGAACCCGATGTGTTGATCCGCATGGAGCGCGAGCGCCTCACCCTGGCCGGGGAGCGGCGTTTGGGCGGCGGGGGCTTTTTCACCCAAATCAACGGGCGGGCGAGCCACACGCGCTATCAACATCAGGAGGTGGAAGGCACGGGCGAGGTGGGCACCACCTTCCGCAGCAGTGGCCAAGAACTGCGCCTCGAAGCCCAACACGCCGAGCGTGCCGGCTGGCGGGGCGTGTGGGGTGTGCAAGCCGAGCGGCTGGATTTTGAGGCGCTGGGCACCGAGGCGTTCGTGCCGGGCACCCTCACACGCAACCTGGGCCTGTTCGCGTTGGAGCAAACCCGCTGGGGGGACGCCGACATCAGCCTGGGTCTGCGGGCCGAGCGGGTGAGCGTGCGCTCCGAGGGGGACGCGCCCAGTGCGGAAGAAGCTCGCTTTGGCAGCGCCGACGAGCGCCGTTTCACCCCGGTGAGTGCGTCCCTGGGGGGCGTGTGGCCCTTGGGCGGGGCGTGGTCGGGCAGTGCGACGCTGGGGCTGACGCAGCGTGCCCCCGCCTACTATGAGCTGTACGCCAACGGTTTGCACGTCGCCACTGGTGCTTACGAGCGCGGCAATGCCGAGCTGGCGGTGGAGCGTGGCCGGCATGTCGATGTGGGGGTGCAGTGGCAGCAGGCTGGCGGGCTGTTCAAGGCCAATGCCTATGTGATGCGTTTTGCCAACTACATCGCGCTGGAGGCTTCGGGGCGGGACATCGCCGTGGAGGATGAAGCCTCTGGCGGCACCACCAAGGTGCCGGAGTACGTGTTCCATGCCGTGCCCGCGCAACTGTGGGGGCTGGAGCTGGAAGGGCGCCAACGCTTTGACGCCCTGGGCTGGCGCTGGGAGGCCAGCAGCACTTTCGACCTGAGCCGGGGTGAGAACCGCCGCACCGGCGAGGCCCTGCCGCGTTTGGCGCCGTGGCGCCTGGGGGTGAGCTTGTCGGCACAGCGTGACGGCTGGCGCGGGTCGCTGGGCGTGCGCCACGCGGGGCGTCAAACCCAAGTGCCCAGCGGTGACGTGGCCACGCCCAGCTACACCCTCTGGAACGCCTCGGTGGCGTTGGATCAGCGTTGGACGTGGGGCCAACAAGCCCTCGACGCCACTTGGTTCCTCAAGCTCGACAACCTGAGCAACACCCTGGCCTACAACGCCACCGCTTTGCGCACGGCGCGTGAGCTGTCGCCCCTGCCGGGTCGGGCGGCCACGGTGGGGCTGCGGGTGACGTTCTGA
- a CDS encoding UbiD family decarboxylase has translation MKYRDLRDFIAGLERQGELRRVAQPVSPHLEMTALADKVLRAAGPALLFENTTVTGGVPVLANLFGTPRRVALGMGAQDVRDLRDVGRLLAALKEPDPPKSLREVGKLWDMAKAVWDMKPQRVRSAPCQEVVVDGPDVDLGRWPIQHCWPGDAAPLITWGLVITRGPRGAAQPRLRQNLGIYRQQVIGRRQVIMRWLAHRGGALDFRDFGRINPGQPFPMAVALGADPATTLGAVTPVPDTLSEYQFAGLLRGGHTELADCSVGEGDLKLQVPARAELILEGHIPPAPAGYSGVSEHGVPLKEKNGYLHALEGPYGDHTGYYNEQDWFPVFEIQRLTHRRDAIYHSTYTGKPPDEPAVLGVALNEVFVPILQKQFPEIADFYLPPEGCSYRLAVISIKKSYPGHAKRLMFGLWSFLRQFMYTKFIIITDDDVNIRDWKEVVWALTTRMDPVRDVTLVENTPIDYLDFASPISGLGGKMGLDATNKWPGETSREWGRPIAMTPEVDARMQTLFEQIMR, from the coding sequence ATGAAATACCGTGATTTGCGCGACTTCATCGCCGGTTTGGAGCGCCAAGGCGAGCTGCGCCGCGTCGCGCAGCCGGTGTCGCCACACTTGGAGATGACCGCCTTGGCGGACAAGGTGTTGCGTGCTGCCGGCCCGGCGCTGCTGTTTGAAAACACCACAGTCACCGGGGGCGTGCCGGTGTTGGCCAACCTGTTTGGCACGCCGCGCCGGGTGGCCCTGGGCATGGGCGCGCAGGATGTGCGCGATCTGCGGGATGTCGGTCGTTTGCTGGCGGCGCTCAAAGAGCCGGATCCACCCAAATCACTACGAGAAGTCGGTAAATTGTGGGACATGGCCAAGGCCGTCTGGGACATGAAACCCCAGCGCGTGCGCTCGGCGCCGTGTCAAGAAGTGGTGGTGGACGGCCCCGATGTGGATTTGGGCCGCTGGCCGATTCAGCACTGCTGGCCGGGGGATGCGGCGCCGCTCATCACCTGGGGGCTGGTGATCACACGCGGGCCGCGTGGCGCGGCGCAGCCTCGGTTGCGGCAGAACTTGGGCATTTATCGCCAGCAGGTCATTGGCCGTCGCCAAGTCATCATGCGGTGGTTGGCTCACCGGGGCGGAGCGTTGGATTTTCGCGACTTTGGGCGCATCAACCCCGGCCAGCCCTTCCCGATGGCGGTGGCCTTGGGGGCCGATCCGGCCACAACGCTGGGGGCCGTCACGCCGGTGCCGGACACGCTGTCTGAATACCAATTCGCTGGTCTGCTGCGTGGCGGGCACACCGAGTTGGCCGATTGCAGCGTCGGCGAGGGCGATCTGAAGTTGCAGGTGCCGGCCCGCGCCGAGCTGATTTTGGAGGGCCACATTCCCCCTGCGCCAGCCGGTTACAGCGGGGTGAGTGAACACGGTGTGCCGCTCAAAGAGAAAAACGGCTACCTGCACGCGCTCGAAGGACCCTACGGGGATCACACGGGTTACTACAACGAGCAGGATTGGTTCCCGGTGTTCGAAATCCAGCGCCTGACCCATCGGCGCGATGCGATTTACCACAGCACCTACACCGGCAAACCGCCCGACGAACCCGCCGTGCTGGGCGTGGCGCTCAACGAAGTGTTCGTGCCGATCCTGCAAAAGCAGTTTCCCGAGATCGCGGATTTCTACCTGCCGCCTGAAGGATGCAGTTACCGCCTGGCGGTCATCAGCATCAAAAAGAGCTACCCCGGCCACGCCAAGCGGTTGATGTTTGGGTTGTGGAGCTTTTTGCGCCAGTTCATGTATACCAAGTTCATCATCATCACCGATGATGATGTGAACATCCGCGATTGGAAGGAAGTGGTCTGGGCCCTGACGACCCGCATGGATCCTGTGCGCGATGTGACGCTGGTGGAAAACACACCCATTGACTACCTCGACTTCGCCTCCCCCATCAGCGGCCTGGGCGGCAAGATGGGGCTGGATGCCACCAACAAATGGCCGGGCGAAACCTCACGCGAATGGGGCCGCCCCATCGCCATGACGCCCGAGGTGGACGCACGCATGCAAACCTTGTTTGAACAGATCATGCGCTGA
- the pdxH gene encoding pyridoxamine 5'-phosphate oxidase: MKHLAQDIANLRKSYELAELDEHQALSAPLQQFEQWMNEAIAAHIPEPNAMTLATVGADGRPSTRIVLIKGWDARGLVWYTNYASRKGQELAQHPVAALQFHWVELERVVRVEGTVEKVSDAESDAYYHSRPLDSRLGAWASPQSQPIGSRAVLVVNAAKAAAQHGLNPPRPPHWGGYRLIPDTWEFWQGRKSRLHDRLRYRLDTAGQWQRERLAP, from the coding sequence ATGAAGCACCTCGCCCAAGACATCGCCAACCTGCGCAAAAGCTACGAGTTGGCCGAACTCGACGAACACCAAGCCCTCAGCGCCCCGCTGCAACAGTTTGAGCAGTGGATGAACGAGGCCATCGCCGCGCACATTCCCGAGCCCAACGCCATGACGCTGGCCACGGTCGGCGCCGATGGGCGGCCTTCCACCCGCATCGTGCTCATCAAGGGGTGGGACGCACGTGGTCTGGTCTGGTACACCAACTACGCCAGCCGCAAAGGCCAGGAGCTGGCGCAACACCCGGTAGCGGCGCTGCAATTCCACTGGGTCGAGTTGGAGCGTGTGGTGCGTGTGGAAGGCACGGTCGAGAAGGTGAGCGACGCCGAATCCGACGCCTATTACCACTCGCGCCCGCTGGACTCGCGCCTGGGCGCGTGGGCCTCGCCGCAAAGCCAGCCCATCGGTTCGCGGGCGGTGCTGGTGGTCAATGCGGCCAAGGCAGCGGCGCAGCATGGCCTGAACCCGCCGCGCCCGCCGCATTGGGGCGGCTATCGACTCATCCCCGACACCTGGGAGTTCTGGCAAGGGCGCAAGTCTCGCCTGCATGACCGGCTGCGTTACCGTCTGGACACCGCCGGCCAATGGCAGCGCGAGCGCCTCGCGCCCTGA